The Propionispora vibrioides DNA segment CTCCCGAATGGTTTTTTCCGCTCCCGGCGTATAATTCACGCCATCTGCGCCATAGATTTCTCTGGCAATAGCGGTAATTTTCTCCTTAATCGGCGCTTTTTCATCATAGATATAAGTAAAACTGCTTTCCTGTTCACAGGCGGCCAGCACTTTCTCGGCCAGTTCCGTACCGCCGGCACCGCCTTTGGCCCATACCTCGGAAATAGCCACTTCCGCTCCCATGGCCAGGCACTTTTCCTTCACGTGCTGCAGTTCGGCCGGTGTATCGTTCGGAAAGGCATTGATGGCTACCACCGCCGGCAGCCCGAATTTATGGGTATTTTCAATATGCTTCATCAAATTGTGCATGCCCAAATCAAGAGCGGCCAGGTTCTCCCTGTTTAAATCGGTTTTCGGCACACCGCCATGCATTTTAAGCGCCCGAACGGTGGCCACGATGACTACCGCCGCCGGTTTCAGTCCGGCGAAGCGGCACTTGATGTCGAGGAATTTCTCGGCCCCCAGATCAGCGCCAAAACCGGCTTCAGTAACAACCACATCGGCCAGCTTCAAAGCATATTTGGTGGCCGTCACGCTATTACAGCCATGGGCAATATTAGCAAAGGGCCCCCCATGCACAAAGGCCGGGGTGTTTTCCAAGGTCTGCACCAAATTAGGCTTGATGGCATCCTTAAAGAGCAGCGTCAAGGCGCCGGTGACCTGCAATTCTTCCACTGTTACCGGTTTTCCCTCATAGGTGTAGGCAACGACAATTCGTCCAATCCGCTGCTTCATATCCATCAGATCATTGGCGAGGCATAAAATGGCCATCAACTCGGATGCCACCGTTATATCAAAGCCGCTTTCCCGGGGCACACCGTTCACTTTACCGCCCAGGCCGCAAATGACCGACCGGAGCGCCCGGTCATTCAGGTCCAGCACCCGACGCCAGGTAATACGGCGGGGGTCAATTCCCAGTTCATTGCCATGATGAATGTGATTGTCAATCACAGCCGCCAGCAAATTGTGCGCCGTGGTAATCGCGTGAAAATCACCGGTAAAATGCAAATTAATATCTTCCATCGGTACGATCTGGGCGTAACCGCCGCCGGCAGCACCACCCTTGATGCCAAAACAGGGCCCCAGCGACGGTTCCCGCAAGGCAATAACTACCTTCTTTTGCAGCCGCCGCAGCGCATCGCCAAGACCGACGGTGGTCGTCGTCTTGCCTTCGCCGGCCGGCGTCGGATTAATCGCTGTCACCAGCACTAATTTGCCGTCGGGCTTATCTTTCAGGCGCTGCCAGGTCGCTAACGAAACTTTAGCCTTATGTTTGCCATACAGTTCTACTTCGTCTTCCGGAATGTCCAGTTCACGGGCCACTTCCAGGATGGGCTTCATGACCGCCGTCTGGGCAATCTCCACATCACTTTTCAACCTGAACCCTCCCCCAGTTTTGTATTTTATCCAAAGCTAAATACGGGTTCTTAAACCTGTACCTTATGCTGAATCTGCGCCGCTTTGACTGTATTATAGAGCAGCATGGCAATGGTCAGTACTCCGACACCGCCCGGCACCGGCGTAATCGCCGAGGCGACCTCTTTGACCGCGTCAAAATCGACATCACCGACAATTTTCTTATCGCCCACCCGATTAATCCCCACATCAATGACAACCGCTCCCGGTTTTACCATATCGCCGGTAACAAACTTAGGTTTGCCGATGGCGGCAACCAGAATATCGGCTTCACGGGTTATAGCCGCCAAATCCTGGGTGCGGGAATGGCAAACGGTTACTGTCGCATGGCGGGCCAGCAATAAATGGAACATCGGCTTGCCGACAATATTGCTGCGCCCCAGGACGACCGCCCGCTTCCCTTTTATCGGCAGGTCGGCCAGCTCCAGAAGGCGAATACAGCCATGGGGCGTACAGGGTACCAGTTCTTCCTGTCCGGTAGCCAGTTTACCCACATTGACCGGATGGAAACCATCCACATCTTTTACCGGCTGAATCGCTTCCAGTATCTCGCTTTCATAGGGTTTTATATGTTCCGGCAAAGGCAGTTGCACCAGAATGCCATGAACCGCCGGATCCTGATTCAGACCGGCAATCACCGTCAGCAGCTCTTCCTTGCTAACCTGCTCCGGCAACCGAATGACCTGGGAATTCACCCCCAGCTCCAGGCTAGTTTTATGCTTGTTCGCCACATAGATTTGGGAGGCAGGATTTTCGCCG contains these protein-coding regions:
- a CDS encoding formate--tetrahydrofolate ligase, with protein sequence MKSDVEIAQTAVMKPILEVARELDIPEDEVELYGKHKAKVSLATWQRLKDKPDGKLVLVTAINPTPAGEGKTTTTVGLGDALRRLQKKVVIALREPSLGPCFGIKGGAAGGGYAQIVPMEDINLHFTGDFHAITTAHNLLAAVIDNHIHHGNELGIDPRRITWRRVLDLNDRALRSVICGLGGKVNGVPRESGFDITVASELMAILCLANDLMDMKQRIGRIVVAYTYEGKPVTVEELQVTGALTLLFKDAIKPNLVQTLENTPAFVHGGPFANIAHGCNSVTATKYALKLADVVVTEAGFGADLGAEKFLDIKCRFAGLKPAAVVIVATVRALKMHGGVPKTDLNRENLAALDLGMHNLMKHIENTHKFGLPAVVAINAFPNDTPAELQHVKEKCLAMGAEVAISEVWAKGGAGGTELAEKVLAACEQESSFTYIYDEKAPIKEKITAIAREIYGADGVNYTPGAEKTIRELTEFGFDKTPVCMAKTQYSLSDDMTKLGRPQGFTITVREVRVAAGAGFLVALTGEIMTMPGLPKKPAAVNMDIDEQGTITGIF
- the folD gene encoding bifunctional methylenetetrahydrofolate dehydrogenase/methenyltetrahydrofolate cyclohydrolase FolD, which translates into the protein MSAQLLDGKFFASQIKEETRRKIEILKQQYDITPGLTVVIVGENPASQIYVANKHKTSLELGVNSQVIRLPEQVSKEELLTVIAGLNQDPAVHGILVQLPLPEHIKPYESEILEAIQPVKDVDGFHPVNVGKLATGQEELVPCTPHGCIRLLELADLPIKGKRAVVLGRSNIVGKPMFHLLLARHATVTVCHSRTQDLAAITREADILVAAIGKPKFVTGDMVKPGAVVIDVGINRVGDKKIVGDVDFDAVKEVASAITPVPGGVGVLTIAMLLYNTVKAAQIQHKVQV